The Nitrospirota bacterium nucleotide sequence AACGGTGATTTAAAGATCGAGGCGGCAATCGGCACAACTGCGCGGACCATCAGTAGTATCGGGACGATATTTGAGACGGTGATCAGCGCCAAAACGTATTATATGGCGCTACCCGGGGAGCTTAATCCCCATGACAACACGCCTCTGACTTCCCCGTTCTTTTCGATTCCCCTGATCATGAATGAAGAAGTCTTCGGCATACTCAATATTTCCCATAAAGCCGATGGCACTGCCTTTACCGATTATGAGATTTCTCTCGCCCTGACCTTTGCGAAAAAGGCGGCGCTGAGGATCGAAAATAATGCCCTGTACGAAGTTTTTTACAGCAATCTTATCAATACCCTGAAATCTCTTGTTACCAGCATTGAGGCGCGTGACATCTATACCAGAAACCATTCCGAGCGGGTTGCAAATTATGCGCTGCAGGTGGCAGAGGTTATGAACTTCAGCAATGATGACAAGGAGATCATCAGGTTCGGCGGATATCTCCATGACATCGGCAAGATTGGCGTACGGGATACGGTTCTGCTAAAGCCTTCCAAGCTGACGGACGACGAGTTCCGGGAAATCAGGTTGCATCCTGTGATAGGTGATAATATAATAAAGCCCATAAAGTTTTTTCCCAGAGAACGGGAACTGATCCGTCATCATCATGAGCGGTTTGACGGAAAAGGATATCCCGATGGTCTCGCGGGTGAAAGGATTCCGCTTGTGGTGAGGATTATGAACGTAGTCGATACCTTTGACGCTATGACGACATCAAGACCCTATAGAACAGCGAGGACTCATAAGGATGCGGTTGAAGA carries:
- a CDS encoding response regulator, with translation MDKGRILIVDDDPIVRDVLYDILNNVGGYQADLAFDGIDGLEKLSRQEYDIVFTDLTMPRMNGMDFLKETIKTVPGVPVVVITGFSSIDNAVNAMREGAKDFITKPFKIETVLGTAAKILGERRLLFKISHNHDNENMVGKLNSELFKSLHEIGILQSISNEIDGIFSNKEIYEKLVEMVSRLFVVREASFGIVENGDLKIEAAIGTTARTISSIGTIFETVISAKTYYMALPGELNPHDNTPLTSPFFSIPLIMNEEVFGILNISHKADGTAFTDYEISLALTFAKKAALRIENNALYEVFYSNLINTLKSLVTSIEARDIYTRNHSERVANYALQVAEVMNFSNDDKEIIRFGGYLHDIGKIGVRDTVLLKPSKLTDDEFREIRLHPVIGDNIIKPIKFFPRERELIRHHHERFDGKGYPDGLAGERIPLVVRIMNVVDTFDAMTTSRPYRTARTHKDAVEELLRCSGTQFDGEIVKAFLQTPAGRGESVGS